The Streptomyces sp. NBC_01244 genome contains a region encoding:
- a CDS encoding GNAT family N-acetyltransferase, producing MTDLVIRALSASDAHLFDALPDPLGAREGHRRTRFRPHWKRVALRDGEVVARGAWWGGPDDSEPVNINWFDVAEGEEEAGAELLRSAPWQVELEINVPSGWRDDPELRAGAETRFAAARAAGYELLVERFLYRWTPEQGLPERPGRLRFSAEPDDAVFFDAFRRIHSVTLDAHALRAIDEGGLDQAAQEELDFLHWCPSPREWWQIAHTPEGDLAGIHIPAHNPSGPTIGFIGVLPEQRGHGYAYDLLAECTHLLVEQGAEVVTGSTDQGNFPMAANFTKAGFPVIKERINFHSAGQEA from the coding sequence ATGACCGATCTGGTCATCCGTGCGCTCTCCGCGAGCGACGCACATCTCTTTGACGCACTTCCCGACCCCCTGGGCGCCCGTGAGGGTCATCGGCGTACTCGGTTCCGCCCCCACTGGAAGCGCGTCGCCCTGCGCGATGGCGAAGTCGTTGCACGCGGCGCGTGGTGGGGCGGCCCCGACGACTCGGAGCCCGTCAACATCAACTGGTTCGACGTGGCCGAGGGGGAGGAGGAGGCCGGAGCCGAACTCCTGCGCTCCGCTCCCTGGCAGGTCGAACTCGAGATCAACGTGCCCAGCGGCTGGCGGGACGACCCCGAACTGCGGGCCGGCGCCGAGACGCGCTTCGCCGCCGCACGAGCCGCTGGGTACGAACTCCTGGTGGAACGCTTCCTGTACCGCTGGACCCCGGAGCAAGGTCTGCCCGAGCGGCCCGGACGCCTGCGCTTCAGCGCCGAACCCGACGACGCCGTGTTCTTCGACGCGTTTCGCCGCATCCATTCCGTCACCCTGGACGCCCACGCGCTCAGGGCCATCGACGAGGGCGGTCTCGACCAGGCCGCCCAGGAGGAACTCGACTTCCTCCACTGGTGCCCCTCCCCACGGGAGTGGTGGCAGATCGCGCACACGCCCGAGGGCGACCTGGCCGGCATCCACATACCGGCCCACAACCCCTCCGGCCCGACCATCGGCTTCATCGGAGTCCTGCCGGAGCAGCGCGGTCACGGCTACGCCTACGACCTCCTCGCGGAGTGCACCCACCTCCTCGTGGAGCAGGGCGCGGAGGTCGTCACCGGATCGACCGACCAGGGTAACTTCCCCATGGCCGCGAACTTCACCAAGGCCGGCTTCCCCGTCATCAAGGAACGCATCAACTTCCACTCAGCGGGCCAGGAGGCCTAG
- a CDS encoding cutinase family protein, with protein sequence MGLRGSGESATPTAGPAETTIEHQNLGPEIGAVYDNLKPDGVQVSGIPYTAAPVPELQGDIALQLTRDIVKKAAPLSKAGQAEFVAKLVKDGLPTPASVREGATNLKKEILDRVSHCPHGKILLAGYSQGAWVIRVTLDELKHSPGVDWPAVSANIKGIGLLADPYNAIYHPSLPEDLKAKSNGVCAAEDPVCNNPFTSPHLDRCFPHLTGLCPHIRYTTDRGPTDKGVPGTGNEMTGVENVAFHLRLSLVQLPPGPVPVPSVRPDVR encoded by the coding sequence ATGGGCCTGCGCGGTTCCGGCGAAAGCGCCACCCCGACCGCGGGACCCGCCGAGACCACCATCGAGCACCAGAACCTCGGCCCGGAAATAGGCGCCGTCTACGACAACTTGAAGCCCGACGGTGTCCAGGTGTCCGGGATCCCCTACACGGCAGCACCGGTACCCGAGCTTCAAGGTGACATCGCCCTGCAACTCACCAGAGACATCGTGAAAAAGGCGGCGCCGCTGTCAAAGGCAGGTCAAGCCGAGTTCGTAGCGAAACTCGTGAAGGACGGTTTGCCTACCCCCGCCAGTGTGAGAGAAGGTGCCACGAATCTGAAGAAGGAGATCCTCGACCGGGTCAGCCACTGCCCCCACGGGAAGATTCTCCTGGCCGGCTACTCACAAGGAGCTTGGGTCATCCGTGTCACCCTTGACGAACTCAAGCACAGCCCAGGCGTGGATTGGCCTGCAGTCAGCGCCAACATCAAAGGCATCGGACTCCTGGCAGACCCGTACAACGCGATCTACCACCCGAGCCTGCCTGAGGACCTCAAGGCCAAGAGCAATGGGGTGTGTGCCGCAGAAGACCCCGTCTGCAACAACCCGTTCACCAGCCCCCACCTTGACCGCTGCTTCCCTCACCTCACCGGCCTCTGTCCGCACATTCGATACACAACGGATCGGGGCCCGACGGACAAGGGAGTACCTGGGACCGGGAATGAAATGACCGGGGTCGAGAATGTCGCCTTCCACCTGCGGCTGAGCCTCGTGCAGCTTCCGCCCGGCCCGGTTCCCGTTCCATCGGTCAGGCCAGATGTGCGCTGA
- a CDS encoding DUF2690 domain-containing protein, which produces MPTAAQAAPAGGCWNNGCSGLDPAAYCQGDAVTVTVASAAIGPAVLELRYSVSCEAIWARISQAKYEYPGDNSPGHAKVIRNSDGGSYTCTVPLGSTSCYTRMLGDHNVTSYAWGDFDRSPYYWSGRTGTY; this is translated from the coding sequence TTGCCCACCGCGGCTCAGGCGGCCCCTGCCGGGGGTTGTTGGAACAACGGCTGCAGCGGGCTTGACCCCGCCGCGTACTGCCAGGGGGATGCCGTTACCGTTACCGTTGCCTCGGCCGCGATCGGGCCGGCGGTCCTGGAACTCCGTTACAGCGTCTCGTGCGAGGCCATCTGGGCACGGATTTCGCAGGCGAAGTACGAGTACCCGGGTGACAACTCGCCGGGGCACGCAAAGGTGATCCGCAACAGCGACGGTGGGTCCTACACCTGCACCGTGCCCTTGGGCAGCACGTCCTGCTACACGCGGATGCTCGGCGATCACAACGTCACGAGCTACGCGTGGGGTGACTTCGACCGGTCTCCGTACTACTGGTCGGGTCGCACGGGAACCTACTGA
- a CDS encoding helix-turn-helix transcriptional regulator, producing the protein MRVLLRSGSRTVWGALVLHRGGDRAPFSDGEIATVSMLAPSITEALRGAYLRHDAVAADSELPAAPGLLMFHPGGELDRVTPAGHAWLEQLVRAPAESTSSLPQPVLHAHGRARTTGEASLRMRSRSGRWLSVTAVRMDADGGVAVMIQPSSPEHIVGIMMDVYGLTLRERQIAQLVTYGMSDTDITKRLGISPHTVRDHLKKIFDKTGTNSRGRLLQLLYFNHYQPDIETGRTMGTHGWFTATDRAPAQRSPGATDRW; encoded by the coding sequence ATGCGTGTGCTTCTGCGCAGCGGCAGCCGTACGGTGTGGGGTGCGCTGGTTCTGCACCGCGGCGGCGACCGGGCGCCGTTCAGCGACGGCGAGATCGCCACGGTGTCGATGCTCGCACCGTCCATCACCGAGGCACTGCGCGGCGCGTACCTGCGCCACGACGCCGTCGCCGCGGACTCCGAGCTCCCGGCCGCGCCGGGCCTGTTGATGTTTCACCCCGGCGGCGAGCTCGACAGGGTCACCCCGGCGGGGCACGCATGGCTGGAGCAGTTGGTCAGAGCCCCTGCCGAGTCGACCTCGTCGCTTCCGCAGCCCGTCCTCCACGCGCACGGCAGGGCCCGCACGACGGGCGAGGCCTCCCTGCGCATGCGCAGCCGGAGCGGCCGGTGGCTGTCCGTCACCGCCGTACGAATGGACGCGGACGGCGGTGTCGCCGTCATGATCCAGCCCAGCAGCCCCGAGCACATCGTCGGAATCATGATGGATGTGTACGGCCTCACCCTGCGAGAACGGCAGATCGCCCAGCTGGTCACCTACGGAATGTCCGACACCGACATAACCAAACGGCTCGGGATATCCCCGCACACCGTCAGGGACCACCTCAAGAAGATATTCGACAAGACCGGGACGAACAGCCGCGGGAGGCTTCTCCAGCTCCTCTACTTCAACCACTACCAGCCGGACATCGAAACGGGTCGCACCATGGGAACGCACGGGTGGTTCACCGCGACCGACCGCGCGCCGGCGCAGAGGAGCCCTGGGGCCACCGATCGATGGTGA
- a CDS encoding Imm10 family immunity protein: MTYRFTARAARTEIDPDGYFTEAALSEGEDGSGFILMFMAGEEDPDDQEVALGMDTHCLVTAGQGTAYGCVREAVLTGHVLRVSLNPEALADLRLSDSEVEAVIEAPAEDIALFREVLAQVLAYGRADARPARVAV; this comes from the coding sequence ATGACCTACCGATTCACCGCCCGGGCCGCCAGAACAGAGATAGACCCTGACGGCTACTTCACCGAAGCCGCCCTCTCCGAGGGCGAGGACGGAAGCGGTTTCATCCTGATGTTCATGGCGGGAGAGGAAGACCCTGACGACCAAGAGGTCGCTCTGGGGATGGACACGCACTGCCTGGTCACAGCCGGACAGGGAACCGCGTATGGATGTGTGCGCGAAGCCGTTCTGACGGGCCATGTCCTCCGCGTCTCCCTCAACCCTGAAGCACTGGCAGATCTACGGTTGAGCGACAGCGAGGTCGAAGCCGTCATAGAGGCGCCGGCCGAGGACATCGCACTCTTCCGCGAAGTCCTCGCCCAGGTCCTCGCCTATGGACGTGCCGATGCCAGACCCGCCCGTGTAGCCGTTTGA